The following proteins are co-located in the Nitrospiraceae bacterium genome:
- the hpnI gene encoding bacteriohopanetetrol glucosamine biosynthesis glycosyltransferase HpnI — MLTFSIFTLLCLVSVVCGSIYAVLCLASVIRLSSRPLSTSQHNFCEWPSVSILKPICGLEKNLRTNLRSTCMQDYPDFQVVLSVQHPGDPAIPLLYEIQREFGRKRVTVSIGHYRIGPNGKINNLTGGLKHARHDILVISDSDIQLRPDYLKTIVRPLADPNVGYVCTLYKAVRAQTWWEKMELLTINTELIPNMMFALVTGASRFCVGASTALRRSTLTAIGGFENLADYLAEDYEMGRRICHRGQRMVILPYLVETIVDLQTPRTWWNHWVRMDQSQRAVRPMALFATVFIKPIPFAGLYVLLSGGSRVGWIIFGLTMAIRFMTTGMILKYWLHDREGLRSLWLLPIRDIAGLAPWALAFAQRTTNWRHSICMLTAHGRITARKPIEESREQNFLTKAHLMVQTLTTKPSHERSRDAQRQNYI, encoded by the coding sequence ATGCTTACGTTTTCAATCTTCACCTTGCTGTGTTTAGTTTCTGTCGTCTGTGGATCCATCTATGCGGTGCTCTGTTTGGCGAGCGTCATTCGTTTGTCCTCCAGGCCTCTTAGCACCAGTCAGCACAACTTTTGTGAATGGCCTTCCGTGAGCATTCTCAAGCCTATTTGCGGTTTGGAAAAAAATCTCCGCACGAATCTCCGTTCCACGTGCATGCAAGATTACCCGGACTTTCAGGTTGTTCTTTCGGTGCAACATCCTGGCGATCCGGCAATCCCGTTATTATATGAAATTCAAAGGGAATTCGGACGAAAACGAGTCACTGTGTCTATTGGACATTATCGCATTGGCCCAAATGGAAAAATTAACAATTTGACGGGCGGGCTGAAACATGCCCGACACGATATTCTGGTTATCAGTGACAGCGACATCCAACTCAGGCCCGATTATCTCAAAACTATCGTCCGGCCTCTTGCCGATCCCAACGTGGGGTATGTCTGCACCTTGTACAAGGCCGTCAGGGCACAAACCTGGTGGGAGAAGATGGAACTGCTAACCATCAATACCGAACTGATCCCCAATATGATGTTTGCGCTCGTCACGGGAGCGTCCCGTTTTTGCGTGGGAGCATCCACCGCGTTACGGCGCTCAACTCTCACCGCAATTGGAGGATTCGAAAATCTGGCAGATTATCTCGCAGAAGATTATGAAATGGGTCGTCGGATCTGTCACAGAGGACAACGAATGGTCATCCTTCCCTATTTGGTGGAAACCATTGTCGACCTTCAAACCCCACGCACATGGTGGAACCACTGGGTTCGCATGGATCAATCCCAACGTGCTGTTCGCCCGATGGCTCTGTTTGCCACCGTATTTATTAAACCTATCCCCTTCGCCGGTCTCTATGTCCTACTTTCCGGCGGGTCCCGGGTGGGATGGATCATCTTTGGTCTCACCATGGCCATCCGCTTCATGACGACAGGGATGATTCTGAAATACTGGCTTCATGATCGAGAGGGCCTACGAAGTTTATGGTTATTACCTATCCGGGATATTGCGGGGCTGGCACCATGGGCATTGGCTTTTGCCCAACGAACCACAAACTGGCGTCATTCAATATGCATGCTGACGGCCCATGGCCGGATAACCGCAAGGAAGCCTATTGAAGAATCTCGTGAACAAAACTTTCTCACCAAAGCCCATCTCATGGTCCAGACCCTCACAACAAAACCAAGCCATGAAAGGAGTCGAGATGCTCAACGGCAAAATTATATCTGA
- a CDS encoding flippase-like domain-containing protein — translation MRFSTSSYLVALIGLAVMMGLIVHEGYQSIFQTLEHAGWGLLWLIPFHFLPLILDAESWRVLLRPCDPDGYATRPFLVWIATVREAVSRLLPLASIGGEIIGIRLALRRLLDGAAVTASIILEVLLTLINQYIFTVIGLVLLMETIRNTPVVDTIWWGLGVSLPVPIMLALLLRYGSPFSSIAGFTERIFGSRHRLASLLGNAQDLDEEIRKLYGQHGLLWTALAWQLAGMLVGSFETWLALELFGHPTTVWNAIILESLWLAIRHLAFFVPGALGVQETGLIITSSLIGLPADAAIALSLAKRFREIAIGLPALASWQWVEIRHIRGIAGIPG, via the coding sequence ATGAGGTTCTCCACGTCTAGCTATCTTGTCGCTCTGATCGGGCTTGCCGTCATGATGGGGCTGATAGTCCACGAAGGCTATCAGTCCATTTTTCAAACCCTTGAGCATGCCGGGTGGGGACTGCTCTGGCTCATCCCATTCCACTTCCTACCCCTGATTCTCGATGCGGAAAGCTGGCGGGTGCTCTTACGCCCGTGTGATCCTGATGGGTATGCGACACGACCTTTTCTGGTTTGGATCGCCACCGTCCGTGAGGCGGTCAGCCGGCTACTGCCGCTTGCAAGCATCGGCGGCGAGATTATCGGGATACGCCTGGCGTTGCGGCGCCTGCTCGATGGGGCCGCAGTGACCGCAAGCATCATCCTCGAAGTTCTCCTAACCCTGATTAATCAGTATATATTCACTGTCATCGGGCTCGTGTTATTGATGGAGACCATACGGAATACCCCGGTTGTGGACACCATCTGGTGGGGACTGGGGGTGAGCTTACCTGTCCCCATCATGCTGGCCCTTCTGCTGCGTTATGGTTCTCCATTTTCGTCTATTGCAGGATTCACCGAACGCATATTCGGAAGCCGCCACCGGCTGGCCTCACTGCTCGGGAACGCCCAGGACCTGGACGAAGAGATTCGCAAACTTTACGGACAACACGGTCTGCTCTGGACCGCTTTGGCCTGGCAACTCGCGGGTATGCTCGTCGGTTCCTTCGAGACCTGGCTCGCACTCGAATTGTTCGGCCACCCTACCACTGTCTGGAACGCCATCATTCTGGAAAGCCTGTGGCTCGCGATTCGCCATCTGGCTTTCTTCGTGCCGGGTGCGCTGGGTGTGCAGGAAACAGGTCTGATCATAACCAGTAGTCTGATCGGCCTCCCCGCCGACGCCGCCATTGCGCTATCGCTGGCCAAACGATTTCGTGAAATCGCCATCGGGTTGCCGGCGCTGGCCTCCTGGCAGTGGGTCGAGATCCGCCACATTCGCGGGATAGCGGGGATCCCGGGGTGA
- the hpnK gene encoding hopanoid biosynthesis-associated protein HpnK: protein MPNFSAPRRLIITADDFGLHEAVNKAVEQAHREGVLTAASLMVGAPAAADAVQRARRMPGLHVGLHVVLADGAAVLPRREIPDLVDADGRFGQSMVCDGCRIFLLPHVRRQLRAEITAQFEVFQAFGLKLDHVNAHKHFHLHPTVLSLMLSVGKQFGVHAVRFPNEEGSSKFLRPCLATMHRRLTRAGIAHNDRIVGLQQSGSMDEAALLAALSRVPAGVTEIYLHPATRGGISESMPSYRHPDELAALMSPRVREALDRFGIIRGGFSDFWPVRASE from the coding sequence ATGCCAAACTTTTCGGCGCCGCGCAGGCTGATTATCACGGCAGACGACTTTGGCCTTCATGAGGCAGTCAATAAAGCCGTGGAACAGGCCCATAGAGAGGGCGTATTAACGGCTGCCAGCCTGATGGTAGGAGCTCCCGCCGCTGCTGATGCGGTTCAGCGTGCCCGTCGCATGCCAGGCTTGCATGTCGGACTTCATGTGGTGTTGGCAGACGGCGCCGCTGTGCTACCCCGCAGGGAAATACCCGATCTCGTGGACGCTGACGGTCGTTTCGGACAGAGCATGGTTTGTGACGGGTGCCGGATTTTTCTCCTTCCCCATGTCCGTCGTCAGCTCAGAGCGGAAATTACCGCACAATTCGAGGTTTTTCAGGCCTTCGGCCTGAAGCTGGATCACGTCAACGCACACAAGCATTTTCATCTTCATCCAACGGTGCTTTCTCTAATGCTGTCTGTCGGCAAGCAGTTTGGAGTTCACGCGGTGCGATTTCCCAACGAAGAGGGATCGTCAAAATTTCTGCGGCCGTGTCTCGCGACCATGCATCGACGACTCACTCGCGCAGGCATCGCCCATAACGATCGGATCGTGGGGCTGCAGCAGAGTGGCTCGATGGATGAGGCAGCCCTCCTCGCTGCCCTCAGTCGTGTGCCGGCGGGAGTCACCGAAATCTACCTGCACCCGGCCACGCGGGGTGGAATTTCTGAATCCATGCCTTCCTACCGGCATCCTGACGAATTGGCCGCCCTGATGTCGCCGCGAGTCCGTGAAGCTCTAGACAGATTCGGTATCATACGCGGCGGATTTTCAGATTTCTGGCCGGTACGGGCCTCCGAATGA
- a CDS encoding BamA/TamA family outer membrane protein yields the protein MHRQFSRSLNGIMTVLIFVACGSGLSPDISLGQNAPVPGQASQGRQERFKHDPDFPAQGTEEQREDTKREEAKEEAIRSLPTKGEFTVLPVPAVAYSRNEGAFYGFLVPMLQSNANGHLEDIIAPQYLHNQYTGETLTMNYYGYPSDTTQYRAILSYSTKVQREIDLSYKNVGAGGGRYILAGRASWFKNPFQRFFGIGSQSAESNETSYTSNEMRVDLTAGIHLAQDMALMWSERFHQVRIDDGIIKTLPHIQEDFPTVNGIDGADILGHKLTFRYDTRDRQLISTRGTYLNVSVEWNQNVKQHSVTNWWRTTVDARHLVPHFHNRLVFVSHLYADTVNGGAPPFYERPTLGGEDSLRAFGRSRFIDSTALVVNLEERVLIRQQKIFGYLLDFQVAPFIDIGRVGSHFSSNTILHPQVNPGVGFRFLAHPHIVGRVDVAYGKDGANVFAGLDYPF from the coding sequence ATGCACCGACAATTTTCCAGGTCTTTAAACGGGATCATGACCGTCTTGATTTTTGTGGCGTGCGGATCGGGGCTTTCCCCCGACATTTCCCTGGGACAAAACGCTCCTGTTCCGGGCCAGGCCTCTCAGGGGCGGCAGGAGCGATTTAAACACGATCCGGATTTTCCGGCACAGGGCACGGAAGAACAGAGAGAGGACACGAAGCGGGAAGAAGCCAAAGAAGAAGCAATCAGATCTCTTCCGACGAAGGGCGAATTTACGGTGTTGCCAGTCCCGGCTGTCGCGTACAGCCGCAATGAAGGGGCCTTTTACGGTTTCCTCGTCCCGATGCTCCAATCGAATGCAAACGGCCATTTAGAAGACATTATTGCTCCTCAATATCTGCATAATCAGTATACCGGCGAAACATTGACCATGAACTACTACGGATATCCGTCTGATACCACGCAATATCGCGCGATCCTATCCTATTCCACGAAGGTTCAGCGTGAAATCGATCTATCTTACAAAAATGTTGGGGCAGGGGGGGGGCGCTATATCCTGGCGGGACGGGCCTCCTGGTTTAAAAATCCCTTCCAACGATTTTTTGGAATCGGGAGTCAAAGTGCTGAATCCAATGAGACCTCTTATACTTCAAACGAAATGCGGGTGGATCTCACTGCGGGCATCCATTTGGCTCAGGATATGGCCCTCATGTGGAGCGAGCGGTTCCACCAGGTCCGCATCGACGACGGCATCATCAAGACTCTTCCCCACATTCAAGAGGATTTTCCAACCGTTAACGGCATTGACGGAGCAGATATTTTGGGACATAAGCTCACATTTCGCTATGACACAAGGGACCGCCAACTCATTTCCACGCGGGGAACCTATTTGAACGTTTCCGTCGAATGGAATCAGAATGTCAAACAACATTCTGTGACGAACTGGTGGCGAACCACCGTTGATGCCCGCCATCTCGTCCCGCATTTCCATAACCGTCTGGTTTTTGTATCCCATTTGTACGCAGACACCGTCAATGGGGGAGCACCGCCCTTTTATGAACGCCCGACCTTAGGGGGAGAGGATTCTCTCCGAGCCTTTGGAAGAAGCCGATTCATTGACTCCACCGCCCTAGTGGTCAATCTGGAAGAGCGGGTGTTGATTCGACAACAAAAAATTTTCGGATATCTCCTGGATTTCCAAGTCGCGCCATTCATCGATATCGGTCGTGTCGGATCCCATTTCAGCAGCAACACCATCCTCCACCCTCAGGTCAATCCTGGGGTAGGATTCCGGTTCCTCGCCCACCCCCATATCGTAGGTCGGGTTGATGTGGCATATGGGAAGGATGGAGCCAATGTGTTTGCCGGATTGGATTATCCCTTTTAA
- a CDS encoding sulfatase-like hydrolase/transferase translates to MMNRVLGPENLFRLYKHPRSFSYLLSWWGVVLIGIQQAERWFLLPHVIAREPPTSSLLGKTLLVGALSDGVTASAGILLAMTLALSGIPFCLFLERPPGFKRLISAYQRTLQWALILIGALFLMSAMVDVSYYRLFHHHLNFPFFEYVDEAFQASRHRTESQGFNQTIAELAEAGSWLRYLITFFLLLALTILTGIWGMNRLWSHSKFVYAQTTHFQFRAVLIAVPFAIGTATWSPLDLPQAVTLQIESTAYHGLAQNPILAASLPLQEYIRSRENWTPAPLPRPMSANEALTATRQIIAPSARWPSPQFPLIKELTSIPSFILPSRVNIILLLVEGLDRRFLGKNLSLSNPAQEGTNLPSRISLTPFLDSLRQDSVYFEHFFSNGVQTTRGLLATLCSVFPRQGTAVIKTRNTHEYLCFPSVLQKAGYRTEMMIGLDSDIPGSRIFLARNGIEQISGGQDFPAGMERMGIGLTDGALLDGLSQRVAELHQQPEPYFLAALTTGTHHPFTIPWRHTEVRALHDQPDPYLAALRNFDLEFSRVFTHLKHDGLLANTILFILGDHGRHEPVGSTEGERVAGHFSIPLFIWMDEPLRTQLRIVPQTVTTVGSQVDIAPTILSLTNLTPNRTPFMGKDLSCLLIKHCLSDNRAYLSNMYDDAIGLADHQGVWWYAFDTGLLNHTDLDLQTPVRHPSLEETDAAHAYRSMIGLYLTANTLIEHNRIWSWGQFDSPFTPPGAFRSVSPTHVSASTPGETHLLQYE, encoded by the coding sequence ATGATGAATCGAGTTCTTGGCCCAGAGAATCTTTTCCGGCTCTACAAGCATCCCCGATCGTTTTCTTATCTGTTGAGCTGGTGGGGAGTGGTTCTGATCGGCATTCAACAAGCCGAACGGTGGTTTCTCCTTCCTCACGTCATAGCCAGAGAGCCCCCGACAAGCAGTCTCTTGGGCAAGACTCTTCTCGTGGGAGCCCTCAGTGACGGCGTGACGGCAAGTGCGGGAATCCTTCTGGCTATGACTCTCGCCCTGTCCGGCATACCCTTTTGCTTGTTTCTGGAAAGACCTCCTGGATTCAAACGTTTGATTTCCGCCTATCAACGGACGCTTCAGTGGGCACTCATACTGATAGGTGCACTCTTCTTGATGAGTGCTATGGTGGACGTTTCCTACTATCGTCTATTTCACCATCATCTCAACTTTCCTTTCTTTGAATACGTGGATGAAGCCTTTCAAGCCAGCCGGCACCGTACGGAATCTCAAGGCTTCAACCAAACCATCGCGGAATTGGCTGAAGCCGGCAGTTGGCTGCGGTATCTCATCACATTTTTTCTTCTCCTCGCTTTGACCATCCTGACAGGAATCTGGGGAATGAACCGCCTCTGGTCTCATTCAAAATTCGTCTATGCCCAAACCACTCACTTTCAGTTCCGGGCCGTCCTGATTGCCGTTCCATTTGCTATTGGAACTGCCACCTGGAGTCCCTTGGATCTTCCACAGGCTGTTACCCTGCAAATTGAAAGCACGGCTTATCATGGTTTAGCTCAAAATCCAATCCTCGCTGCCTCACTCCCGCTTCAGGAGTACATCCGATCCCGAGAGAATTGGACCCCGGCGCCGCTTCCCCGGCCCATGAGTGCAAACGAAGCCTTAACCGCCACCCGCCAGATTATCGCTCCATCGGCACGGTGGCCATCCCCACAATTTCCCCTGATCAAAGAACTAACCTCCATCCCCTCATTCATCCTTCCCTCACGAGTGAATATCATCTTATTATTGGTAGAAGGTCTCGACCGACGTTTTCTGGGAAAAAACCTATCCCTGTCAAATCCCGCCCAGGAGGGAACGAATCTTCCCTCTAGAATTTCTCTCACTCCATTTCTTGATTCCCTGCGTCAGGACAGTGTGTATTTTGAACATTTCTTCAGCAATGGGGTGCAAACCACCCGAGGCCTCCTGGCCACGCTATGCTCAGTGTTCCCGAGGCAGGGAACGGCCGTCATCAAGACACGCAACACACATGAGTATCTCTGCTTTCCCTCCGTGCTACAGAAGGCCGGGTACCGGACGGAAATGATGATAGGCCTCGATAGCGATATCCCAGGTTCACGTATATTTTTAGCCAGAAATGGCATCGAGCAGATCTCCGGTGGTCAGGACTTTCCTGCGGGTATGGAGCGAATGGGCATTGGCCTCACGGACGGCGCATTGCTGGATGGCCTGTCCCAACGAGTCGCCGAATTGCACCAGCAGCCCGAACCCTATTTCCTTGCGGCCCTCACGACCGGCACCCACCATCCTTTCACAATTCCCTGGCGGCACACTGAGGTTCGGGCATTACACGATCAGCCTGATCCCTACCTGGCAGCTCTTCGAAATTTTGATCTCGAATTTTCCCGGGTGTTTACCCACCTCAAACATGACGGGCTGCTGGCCAACACCATACTCTTCATCCTGGGAGACCATGGCCGGCATGAACCTGTAGGTTCCACGGAAGGCGAACGCGTGGCTGGACATTTTTCGATCCCACTGTTCATCTGGATGGATGAGCCGCTCAGAACGCAACTCCGGATCGTGCCCCAAACCGTGACCACCGTTGGCAGTCAGGTAGATATCGCACCGACGATATTATCCCTCACGAATCTGACCCCGAACCGCACCCCTTTTATGGGAAAGGATTTGAGTTGCCTCCTCATCAAGCACTGTTTGTCGGATAACCGGGCGTATCTTAGCAATATGTATGATGATGCGATTGGGCTCGCCGATCATCAAGGAGTCTGGTGGTATGCGTTTGATACCGGATTGCTCAATCATACCGATCTGGATCTGCAGACACCCGTCAGGCACCCTTCCCTTGAAGAAACTGATGCGGCGCATGCCTATCGCTCCATGATTGGTCTCTATCTCACCGCCAATACTCTCATCGAACACAATCGGATCTGGTCGTGGGGGCAATTCGACTCACCATTCACCCCACCCGGAGCCTTCCGTTCTGTATCGCCAACTCACGTCTCTGCTTCGACTCCTGGAGAGACCCACCTTCTCCAATATGAATGA
- a CDS encoding alpha/beta hydrolase, with protein sequence MKSHGALSLDPFHDMPGRQETDFVCITDSKVLVYLIHGITGAPVEMSSLSRKLSCENGWDVNVTTLPGHGTNLSGLGRTTEQDWRAHVQRQLSFIRDRYEYVFAVGLGAGALLALEASTVVRVDGIGALSPTFIHNGWNTPWAQVPERKPYHARGTVRGRPHDWCARGKVANGAATPPSSATTIAYPAISLGTLTEIDRLIMRVLPGLHDVTTPTVILQARTDDMTNPRNSSIVYNAISSQDRLLIVLDDCFHVVSVGDQQEAVAAHMAPFFRLHMKTEFIPQQMMVNF encoded by the coding sequence ATGAAATCACACGGGGCACTCTCTCTCGATCCCTTTCACGACATGCCCGGAAGGCAGGAAACCGATTTCGTCTGTATCACGGACTCGAAGGTGTTGGTCTATCTCATCCATGGTATTACCGGTGCGCCGGTTGAGATGTCCTCCCTTTCCCGAAAGCTTTCTTGTGAAAACGGGTGGGACGTGAATGTGACGACCCTGCCGGGACACGGCACCAATCTTTCCGGCCTCGGCCGCACCACCGAACAGGATTGGCGCGCACATGTCCAGCGGCAACTCTCCTTTATACGCGATCGCTATGAATATGTCTTTGCCGTAGGACTGGGCGCTGGAGCCCTTCTGGCACTAGAGGCCTCCACCGTGGTTCGGGTAGACGGTATTGGAGCGTTGTCGCCCACGTTCATCCATAACGGATGGAATACTCCCTGGGCTCAGGTCCCGGAACGGAAGCCCTATCATGCCAGGGGCACTGTGCGTGGGCGGCCGCATGACTGGTGTGCAAGGGGAAAAGTGGCAAACGGGGCGGCAACGCCTCCTTCCTCTGCCACAACAATAGCCTATCCGGCCATTTCTTTGGGCACACTCACAGAAATCGATCGTCTCATCATGCGGGTTCTGCCCGGATTACACGATGTCACGACACCGACCGTCATTCTCCAGGCTCGTACAGACGATATGACCAACCCCCGCAATTCCTCCATTGTCTACAACGCCATCTCCTCACAAGACAGACTCCTGATTGTCTTGGACGACTGTTTTCACGTCGTTTCAGTTGGGGACCAGCAAGAAGCCGTGGCTGCCCATATGGCCCCGTTTTTCCGGTTGCACATGAAAACGGAATTCATCCCTCAGCAGATGATGGTGAACTTCTGA
- a CDS encoding MtnX-like HAD-IB family phosphatase translates to MLNDHPFKQASLHGHGCAGRTEIFCAFDGTITCHDATLAVLETYALPAWREWEQRRVNGEISTQECLSRQVELISADRETLIRFAADLPIDEGIFALERQCAEYDIPLTIISDGLDLLIEATLRRHNLLHIPILSNHLCWDPTGRLVLTYPFSMPECTSRSGTCKCALAQLIDRTCSHIIYIGDSQSDQCVSEKVQTLFAKGTLQAWCRNQMVPFRSFDTLTDVAEQIFSKKVFLS, encoded by the coding sequence TTGCTGAACGATCACCCATTCAAGCAGGCCAGCCTTCATGGCCATGGCTGCGCCGGCAGGACCGAGATCTTTTGTGCTTTCGACGGAACGATCACGTGTCATGATGCCACCCTTGCGGTACTCGAAACCTACGCCTTGCCTGCCTGGCGGGAGTGGGAACAACGCCGGGTGAACGGGGAGATCTCGACTCAGGAATGCCTGTCTCGCCAGGTGGAACTTATCAGTGCCGATCGCGAGACACTTATTCGCTTTGCAGCCGACCTTCCCATTGATGAAGGCATTTTTGCGCTAGAACGCCAATGCGCAGAATACGACATTCCCCTCACCATAATCAGTGACGGACTCGATTTGCTGATCGAGGCGACCTTGCGGCGACATAACCTGTTACACATCCCCATCCTTTCCAATCATCTTTGTTGGGATCCAACAGGACGCCTGGTCCTCACCTATCCTTTTTCCATGCCGGAATGCACAAGTCGTTCAGGCACCTGCAAGTGCGCGCTGGCTCAACTTATCGACAGGACGTGTTCCCACATCATCTACATCGGTGATAGCCAATCGGATCAATGCGTCTCGGAGAAGGTCCAGACGCTCTTTGCCAAGGGAACCCTTCAGGCATGGTGCCGGAACCAAATGGTTCCTTTTCGATCCTTCGATACACTGACGGACGTGGCTGAACAAATTTTTTCTAAAAAGGTCTTCTTGTCATAA
- a CDS encoding ThuA domain-containing protein — MHRDPLSQPQTKASATHADAASGTVTAKIVLIPGKVKFSDRIGHHDYLAGCLLLASLLEQTAGVKTVVGRDGWLTDGAIVDEASTAVFYAGGSSMKSMFESPHRLERIQHLVDRGGGLVMIHQAVRCPPEFQTLATSWAGGIYVEGQANRGHWSTRHSEFPEHPVTYGVEPWEITDGWHNQLRFVHGMRGVTPLLWSSSRFRGSREGGTADVVAWTYERSTGGRSFCFTGLDAHSAWSLGGVRQLMVNAILWSAGLTIPMDGASCVVNPTELQSYLTPRDSQAGGALKRWRRRLLGR; from the coding sequence ATGCATCGTGATCCCCTTTCACAGCCGCAAACCAAAGCAAGTGCTACCCACGCTGACGCTGCCAGCGGGACCGTTACGGCGAAGATTGTCTTGATACCCGGAAAAGTGAAGTTTTCCGACAGGATCGGGCATCATGATTATCTGGCCGGCTGTCTGCTGCTGGCGTCTCTGCTCGAACAGACTGCCGGAGTGAAAACGGTGGTGGGTCGAGATGGTTGGCTAACGGACGGTGCGATTGTTGATGAGGCCAGCACCGCCGTCTTTTATGCCGGTGGCAGCAGCATGAAGTCCATGTTCGAATCACCGCATCGCCTGGAGCGAATACAGCATTTGGTGGATCGTGGCGGGGGCTTGGTCATGATTCATCAAGCGGTGCGCTGCCCGCCTGAGTTCCAAACTCTGGCAACGAGTTGGGCTGGTGGAATCTACGTGGAGGGACAGGCCAATCGTGGGCACTGGTCAACTCGCCACAGCGAGTTTCCCGAGCATCCGGTGACCTACGGAGTCGAGCCCTGGGAGATAACAGACGGCTGGCACAATCAACTTCGGTTCGTCCATGGAATGCGTGGGGTGACTCCGCTGCTCTGGTCAAGCAGCCGGTTTCGCGGATCGAGGGAAGGCGGCACGGCGGATGTGGTTGCGTGGACGTATGAGCGTTCCACAGGTGGACGCTCGTTTTGCTTTACCGGACTCGATGCCCATTCGGCTTGGTCATTGGGCGGAGTACGCCAACTCATGGTGAACGCCATTCTCTGGTCGGCAGGGTTGACGATTCCCATGGACGGAGCGTCCTGCGTCGTCAACCCTACGGAGCTTCAGAGCTATCTCACTCCACGCGATTCCCAGGCTGGAGGGGCGCTGAAACGCTGGCGAAGGCGACTGCTCGGCCGGTGA
- the hpnJ gene encoding hopanoid biosynthesis associated radical SAM protein HpnJ, giving the protein MKTLFLQAPAFDGFDGGAGSRYQAKREIKSFWYPTWLAQPAAMVPGSRLLDAPADGLSVEECLAFAQNYGLVILHTSTPSFPTDAMFAELLKARNPHVVIGMVGAKVAVDPNGSLKASHAIDWVAREEFDYTCREVAEGKPLAEIPGISYRNNDGVVTHTVRRPMIEDMDELPFVSPVYKRDLKIQNYFIGYLKHPYVSLYTGRGCRSKCTFCLWPQTVGGHNYRVRSPENVIEEIRWIQKHMPEVQEIMFDDDTFTDLRSRAEEIARGLGKLGVTWSCNAKANVPYETLKIMKENGLRLLLVGYETGDDQILLNIKKGVRTDIARRFTQDCRKLDITIHGTFILGLPGETRETITKTIQFAKDINPHTIQVSLAAPYPGTSLYREAVGNGWLQENDAVNLVNDKGVQLAAISYPHLSKEEIFHGVELFYKRFYFRPRKICEIVSEMLRSWEMMKRRLREGIEFFRFLNAHGN; this is encoded by the coding sequence CTGAAAACGCTGTTCTTACAAGCACCCGCATTCGATGGGTTTGACGGCGGCGCGGGTTCCCGCTATCAGGCCAAACGCGAGATCAAGTCATTCTGGTACCCGACCTGGCTCGCTCAACCCGCCGCCATGGTTCCCGGCAGTCGACTGCTCGATGCTCCGGCCGACGGACTGAGCGTCGAGGAATGCCTGGCGTTTGCGCAAAACTACGGCCTCGTTATCCTCCATACCAGCACACCCTCTTTTCCTACAGATGCCATGTTCGCCGAATTGCTGAAGGCGCGGAATCCACACGTGGTGATCGGCATGGTCGGCGCCAAAGTGGCGGTCGACCCGAACGGCTCTCTGAAGGCTTCACACGCGATCGATTGGGTAGCCCGCGAGGAATTCGATTACACGTGCCGGGAGGTTGCCGAAGGCAAACCCCTGGCCGAGATTCCAGGGATTAGTTACCGGAACAACGACGGCGTGGTGACTCATACCGTGCGGCGTCCCATGATCGAAGACATGGACGAACTTCCCTTTGTGTCTCCGGTTTACAAACGCGATCTGAAGATTCAAAACTACTTCATCGGGTATCTGAAGCATCCCTATGTCTCCCTCTACACCGGCCGCGGTTGCCGATCGAAATGCACCTTTTGCCTCTGGCCGCAGACAGTGGGGGGGCATAACTACCGCGTTCGTTCGCCTGAAAACGTCATCGAAGAAATCCGGTGGATTCAAAAGCACATGCCCGAGGTCCAGGAGATCATGTTCGATGACGACACTTTCACCGACCTCAGATCCCGCGCTGAGGAAATTGCGCGAGGCCTGGGAAAGCTCGGTGTGACCTGGTCCTGCAATGCCAAGGCTAACGTGCCTTACGAAACGCTGAAAATCATGAAAGAGAATGGACTCCGCCTGCTCCTGGTCGGCTATGAGACCGGCGATGATCAAATTTTGCTCAATATTAAGAAAGGCGTACGTACCGACATTGCACGCCGCTTCACCCAGGACTGCCGCAAGCTGGATATCACGATCCATGGGACATTCATTCTGGGGCTGCCGGGGGAAACCCGGGAGACCATCACGAAAACCATCCAGTTCGCAAAAGACATCAATCCACACACCATCCAGGTTTCGCTGGCCGCCCCGTATCCGGGGACCAGTCTTTATCGGGAAGCGGTCGGGAACGGGTGGCTTCAGGAAAATGACGCGGTGAATCTCGTGAACGACAAAGGCGTGCAGTTGGCGGCAATCAGTTACCCACATCTTTCCAAGGAAGAGATCTTTCACGGGGTCGAGCTGTTCTACAAGCGATTTTATTTTCGCCCGCGGAAAATCTGCGAAATCGTATCCGAAATGCTCCGGAGTTGGGAGATGATGAAACGCCGTTTGCGTGAGGGCATCGAATTTTTTCGATTCCTCAACGCGCACGGAAACTGA